In Anaerolineales bacterium, the following proteins share a genomic window:
- a CDS encoding DUF4111 domain-containing protein, whose amino-acid sequence MREHGITLAGIPAKDLIDFIPANDLQKEIFVTMQEWGNEIISGQWKMDNKWAQPFVAIMYCRMLHSLKTGRINSKLSGVQWAKSTLESRWAGLIQRAWDERPNPSLKVRQPAETIAVKDTIEFVRFAIELGQSYEFDT is encoded by the coding sequence GTGCGTGAACACGGAATAACGTTAGCGGGAATTCCCGCTAAAGATTTAATAGATTTCATACCTGCCAATGATTTGCAAAAAGAAATATTCGTCACTATGCAAGAATGGGGGAACGAAATTATTTCGGGTCAATGGAAAATGGATAACAAGTGGGCGCAACCTTTTGTGGCGATCATGTACTGCCGCATGTTACATTCACTCAAAACGGGAAGAATTAATTCAAAATTATCTGGGGTGCAGTGGGCTAAAAGCACTTTGGAAAGTCGGTGGGCTGGCCTGATTCAACGAGCATGGGATGAACGCCCAAATCCATCTTTAAAAGTGCGGCAACCCGCTGAAACAATTGCAGTGAAGGACACAATAGAGTTTGTTCGGTTTGCAATTGAATTAGGTCAATCTTATGAGTTTGACACGTGA
- a CDS encoding nucleotidyltransferase domain-containing protein, with amino-acid sequence MKNKESMNASFPTPNPELNDVLYEFVKSVQEILKDNFVSAYLQGSFAVGGWDNDSDVDFTIVGENDISDTDLQALQFMHARIYNLESKWAKHLEGSYFPKNILKIGSYANKRLWYLNNTSDKLALSNHDNTLVVR; translated from the coding sequence ATGAAGAACAAGGAATCAATGAACGCAAGTTTCCCAACGCCAAATCCTGAATTGAACGATGTGCTATATGAGTTTGTAAAAAGCGTTCAAGAAATATTGAAGGACAATTTTGTCTCTGCATACTTGCAGGGTTCTTTTGCCGTTGGCGGTTGGGATAATGATAGCGATGTTGATTTTACAATTGTTGGTGAAAACGATATCTCCGATACGGATTTACAAGCGCTGCAATTCATGCACGCACGAATCTACAATTTAGAATCTAAATGGGCTAAACACCTTGAAGGTTCTTATTTTCCAAAAAACATTCTAAAAATCGGCTCCTATGCCAACAAGAGACTTTGGTACCTTAATAACACATCTGACAAATTAGCCTTGTCAAACCATGATAATACTTTGGTAGTTCGATAG
- a CDS encoding aldo/keto reductase, which translates to MEYRNLGKAGVKVSVIGIGCNQFGGKVDAADTKAVVQRALEEGINFFDTADVYGNPNGASEEFLGTALEGERERVVIATKVRFKMGDGPNDVGSSRYHILNGVEASLHRLRTDHIDLYQIHAWDESVPIQETLRALDDLVRAGKVRYIGASQFSAWQLAHSNLLAELSGWEQFVTIQAHYNLLERDAERELIPFCAWAGVGILPYFPLAGGLLTGKYTRGEPPPEGSRGTFSQYVKNRLTDATFDKLDKLRAFADSHGRTLHDLAFSWLLHRKEIPSVIAGATTPEQVSENARKIEWKLSGEEWSELQKLL; encoded by the coding sequence ATGGAATATCGCAACCTCGGCAAGGCTGGCGTCAAAGTATCCGTCATCGGAATCGGATGCAACCAATTCGGCGGCAAAGTGGACGCGGCTGACACGAAAGCCGTCGTCCAGCGCGCGTTGGAGGAGGGAATCAACTTTTTCGACACGGCGGATGTGTACGGCAACCCCAACGGCGCTTCGGAGGAGTTTCTCGGCACGGCGCTGGAAGGCGAACGAGAGCGCGTCGTCATCGCGACGAAGGTCCGCTTCAAAATGGGCGATGGACCGAACGACGTCGGTTCGTCGCGCTATCACATCCTCAACGGAGTCGAAGCGAGTCTGCATCGGCTGAGAACCGACCATATTGATCTGTATCAAATTCACGCGTGGGATGAATCGGTTCCCATCCAAGAAACGTTGCGCGCGCTCGACGATCTCGTCCGCGCGGGCAAAGTCCGTTACATCGGCGCGAGTCAATTTTCGGCGTGGCAGTTGGCGCACAGTAACCTGCTCGCCGAGTTGAGCGGCTGGGAACAATTCGTCACGATCCAAGCGCACTACAACTTGCTCGAACGCGACGCCGAGCGCGAACTCATCCCCTTTTGCGCGTGGGCGGGCGTCGGCATCCTGCCGTATTTTCCGCTCGCGGGCGGACTGCTCACCGGAAAATATACGCGCGGCGAACCGCCTCCCGAGGGATCGCGCGGAACGTTCAGCCAATACGTGAAGAATCGACTCACGGATGCGACCTTCGACAAACTGGATAAACTCCGCGCCTTCGCCGACTCGCACGGACGCACGCTTCATGACCTCGCTTTTAGCTGGTTGCTCCATCGGAAGGAAATCCCCTCCGTCATCGCCGGCGCGACCACGCCCGAACAAGTCAGCGAGAATGCGAGGAAGATTGAGTGGAAGTTATCGGGAGAGGAGTGGAGTGAATTACAAAAACTGCTATGA
- a CDS encoding CehA/McbA family metallohydrolase, with protein sequence MQEIVVNLHMHTRYSDGSGVHKDIAHAAIKTGVDTVIVTDHNVLVRGVEGYYRSSSRVRTRGVLLLVGQEVHDQARAPQKNHLLIFNADRDLATLAENPQALINGVREAGGLSFIAHPTDPAAPAFNETDISWEDWDVQNFTGIELWNGLSELKTVVPTKLHGLFYAYFPQFVGHSPIRETLNRWDELLAQGKPVVAIGGSDAHAMHMSLGPLHRVIFPYEFHFKTINTHVFIPEPLTGDAPTDKKMIYDALTAGRCFVAYDLPASTKGFIFKAKGLEHAAIMGGEIPVKGGVTLHAHAPKQAEIHLIKDGERIGVWKNSYAATFSASEPGVYRVEVYRNYLGRKRGWIFSNPIYVK encoded by the coding sequence TCAATTTGCACATGCACACGCGCTACTCCGACGGAAGCGGAGTTCACAAGGATATCGCTCACGCGGCGATTAAGACCGGCGTGGATACGGTCATAGTGACGGATCACAACGTACTTGTTCGCGGCGTGGAGGGCTACTACCGCTCTTCCTCTCGGGTCAGGACACGGGGAGTCCTGCTTCTCGTTGGACAGGAAGTCCACGACCAAGCCCGCGCGCCTCAGAAGAATCACCTCCTCATCTTCAACGCGGACCGCGATCTCGCCACCCTCGCTGAAAATCCGCAGGCGCTCATCAACGGCGTGCGCGAGGCGGGCGGACTCAGTTTCATCGCCCACCCCACCGACCCTGCCGCGCCAGCCTTCAACGAAACCGATATTTCGTGGGAAGACTGGGACGTGCAAAACTTCACCGGTATCGAATTGTGGAACGGGCTGAGCGAACTCAAAACGGTAGTGCCGACCAAATTACATGGCTTGTTCTATGCCTATTTTCCTCAATTCGTCGGACACAGTCCAATCCGCGAAACGCTCAACCGCTGGGACGAATTGCTCGCGCAGGGAAAACCCGTGGTCGCCATCGGCGGCTCGGACGCGCACGCCATGCACATGAGTTTGGGACCGCTCCACCGCGTCATCTTCCCGTATGAATTTCACTTCAAAACGATTAACACACATGTCTTCATCCCTGAACCGCTGACCGGCGACGCGCCGACCGACAAGAAAATGATCTACGACGCCCTCACGGCGGGACGATGTTTTGTTGCATACGATCTGCCAGCCTCGACAAAAGGATTTATCTTCAAAGCCAAAGGACTCGAACACGCCGCGATCATGGGTGGGGAGATTCCCGTCAAAGGCGGTGTGACTCTCCACGCGCATGCGCCCAAGCAAGCGGAGATTCATCTCATCAAAGACGGCGAGCGAATCGGCGTGTGGAAAAATTCCTACGCCGCCACCTTCAGCGCAAGCGAGCCCGGCGTCTATCGCGTGGAAGTCTATCGAAACTACCTCGGCAGAAAACGCGGCTGGATATTCAGTAACCCTATCTATGTGAAGTAA